A part of Planococcus sp. MB-3u-03 genomic DNA contains:
- the rsmH gene encoding 16S rRNA (cytosine(1402)-N(4))-methyltransferase RsmH, producing the protein MFNHTTVLLHETVDGLNIRPDGVYVDCTLGGAGHSEYLAQQLSDQGHLYCFDQDVTAIEHAKEKLKDHLHKITFIHANFKDLKEELEKRGIEQVDGILYDLGVSSPQLDTPERGFSYHHDAPLDMRMDQSAELSAYHVVNEWRFEDLVRIFYRYGEEKFSKQIARKIEAARDKQPIETTAQLVECIKDGIPAPARRKGGHPAKRVFQAIRIAVNDELGAAETSLQDAIEMLAIGGRISVITFHSLEDRLTKALFKEASSLPELPPNLPVIPDGLEPKLKLITRKPILPSEEELAHNNRSRSAKLRIAEKIKL; encoded by the coding sequence TTGTTCAATCACACTACAGTTTTGCTGCATGAAACTGTCGATGGGCTGAACATTCGTCCTGATGGCGTATATGTAGATTGTACACTCGGCGGTGCCGGCCATAGCGAATATTTGGCCCAGCAGCTATCCGATCAGGGACATCTGTACTGCTTTGATCAGGATGTAACAGCAATCGAGCATGCAAAAGAAAAACTGAAAGACCATTTACATAAGATCACTTTTATCCATGCAAACTTCAAGGATTTAAAGGAAGAATTAGAAAAACGCGGAATCGAGCAAGTTGACGGCATCTTGTACGACCTGGGCGTTTCCTCGCCTCAGCTCGATACGCCCGAACGGGGATTCAGCTATCATCACGACGCTCCGCTCGACATGCGCATGGACCAAAGTGCGGAACTCAGCGCTTACCACGTCGTGAACGAATGGCGCTTCGAAGACTTGGTGCGCATCTTCTACCGCTACGGGGAGGAAAAATTCTCCAAGCAAATTGCGCGGAAAATCGAAGCTGCCAGGGACAAGCAACCGATCGAAACGACAGCGCAGCTGGTGGAATGCATCAAAGACGGCATTCCGGCTCCAGCGAGGCGTAAAGGCGGCCATCCAGCAAAACGCGTTTTCCAGGCGATCCGCATTGCGGTGAACGATGAACTCGGGGCTGCTGAAACTTCTTTGCAGGATGCGATCGAAATGCTCGCAATCGGCGGAAGAATCAGCGTCATCACTTTCCATTCTCTCGAAGACCGTTTGACGAAGGCTTTATTCAAGGAAGCTTCATCACTTCCGGAACTGCCGCCGAACTTGCCGGTTATCCCGGATGGGCTAGAACCGAAATTGAAATTAATTACACGAAAACCAATATTGCCATCAGAAGAAGAATTGGCGCATAATAATCGGTCGCGTTCCGCCAAGTTGCGGATTGCGGAGAAAATCAAACTCTAA
- a CDS encoding acetyl-CoA carboxylase biotin carboxylase subunit, translating into MKKILIANRGEIARRIIRTCDRLGIETIAIHSEADGDLPYVSEATEAAAIGPNPVAQSYLQADKIIEEAVKRNAEAIHPGYGLLSENADFARKVKQAGLIFIGPKPEVIETMGDKLGSRRTMKQAGVPVVPGTAEGVSDIDAAVLEAKAIGYPLMLKASAGGGGIGMVLCESEQALTQQFDSVKNRAKAYFGNDIVYLEKFIANARHIEVQIFGDESGNIVHLYERNCSVQRRNQKVIEESPSPDLPESARIKLCEAAVQAARAVGYTNAGTVEFIVDENNDFYFLEMNTRLQVEHPITEEVTGVDLVEWQINVSRGEALPAQDTIHTNGHSIEYRIYAEDPKTFFPSPGTLSVLKWGAGARIETGYEEGNKVTPFYDPMIAKVILTGASREEVLEKSRKFIDETTIEGVKTNLPLFDRFIESKPFIEGNYATAVLAQWLTQQKEEKTV; encoded by the coding sequence ATGAAAAAAATCCTGATTGCCAACCGGGGCGAAATTGCACGGCGCATCATCCGTACATGCGACCGCCTCGGTATCGAAACCATCGCGATCCACTCCGAGGCAGATGGGGATCTGCCTTATGTGAGTGAAGCGACAGAAGCGGCAGCGATCGGCCCGAACCCGGTCGCGCAATCGTATTTACAAGCAGATAAAATTATTGAAGAAGCTGTAAAGCGCAATGCTGAAGCGATTCATCCAGGATATGGACTGCTATCGGAAAACGCGGATTTCGCGCGCAAAGTCAAACAAGCGGGACTGATTTTCATTGGCCCGAAACCTGAAGTCATCGAAACGATGGGCGATAAGCTCGGTTCCCGGCGCACAATGAAACAAGCTGGCGTGCCAGTCGTTCCTGGGACAGCTGAAGGGGTATCAGACATTGATGCAGCTGTCTTGGAAGCGAAAGCGATCGGTTATCCACTAATGCTTAAGGCGAGTGCGGGCGGAGGCGGAATCGGCATGGTGCTGTGTGAAAGTGAGCAAGCGCTCACTCAGCAGTTTGATTCGGTGAAAAACCGTGCCAAGGCGTACTTCGGAAACGATATCGTTTATTTGGAGAAATTCATTGCCAATGCACGCCATATCGAAGTTCAGATTTTCGGGGACGAGTCGGGCAATATCGTCCATTTGTATGAGCGCAACTGCTCTGTACAGCGCCGCAACCAAAAAGTCATCGAAGAATCGCCGTCTCCGGATTTGCCGGAATCTGCCAGAATCAAGCTATGCGAAGCAGCTGTTCAAGCAGCTCGCGCGGTCGGTTACACAAATGCAGGAACGGTCGAGTTCATCGTCGATGAGAACAACGACTTCTATTTCCTGGAAATGAACACCCGCCTGCAAGTGGAACACCCGATCACAGAAGAAGTGACAGGTGTCGACCTCGTCGAATGGCAAATAAATGTATCCAGAGGCGAAGCCTTGCCGGCACAAGACACAATCCATACAAACGGCCATTCGATTGAGTACCGCATCTATGCGGAAGACCCGAAAACATTCTTCCCGTCGCCAGGAACTTTATCCGTCTTGAAATGGGGCGCTGGCGCACGCATCGAGACCGGATACGAAGAGGGCAATAAAGTGACGCCATTCTATGATCCGATGATCGCCAAGGTCATTTTGACGGGAGCTTCGCGAGAAGAGGTCCTGGAGAAATCCAGGAAGTTCATTGATGAAACGACGATTGAAGGGGTTAAGACCAATTTGCCGTTATTCGACCGATTCATTGAATCCAAACCATTTATAGAAGGAAATTATGCGACCGCTGTATTGGCTCAGTGGCTTACACAACAAAAGGAGGAAAAAACAGTATGA
- a CDS encoding enoyl-CoA hydratase/isomerase family protein, with translation MAYIIETKNQVMTFTIDRPHIRNAVNNEVMEGFEELAKRTREEDIRYVIITATGEQAFCSGGDLSVFHELKTEQQAWPMLSRMGEALYRIKTIPVPVIALVNGTAVGGGCEIATACDYRLVKSHAKCGFIQGTLAITSGWGGGTYLFETLKHDAALKMLGDARAYSAGELLENGWASAIIEEDGDIERFLASMNRVLPSVHRAYKEIAIRKWQETNLKQRVDQEIRECARLWAQEAHHQAVDGFLNKSKK, from the coding sequence ATGGCATACATAATCGAAACCAAAAATCAGGTAATGACTTTTACGATCGACCGGCCCCATATCCGCAATGCCGTCAATAACGAAGTGATGGAAGGGTTTGAAGAACTCGCAAAACGCACCAGAGAAGAAGACATCCGTTATGTCATCATCACGGCAACAGGCGAGCAGGCATTTTGTTCAGGCGGTGACTTGTCCGTTTTTCATGAACTGAAAACTGAACAGCAGGCGTGGCCGATGCTCAGCCGCATGGGTGAAGCTTTGTATCGCATCAAGACGATCCCCGTCCCTGTCATCGCGCTCGTCAATGGCACCGCAGTCGGCGGCGGCTGCGAGATTGCGACGGCGTGTGATTACCGGCTGGTGAAGAGCCATGCCAAATGCGGGTTTATTCAAGGGACACTGGCTATCACGAGCGGCTGGGGCGGCGGCACTTATCTATTTGAAACCTTAAAGCATGACGCGGCACTGAAAATGCTCGGTGATGCGCGTGCCTACTCTGCAGGTGAATTGCTTGAGAACGGCTGGGCCAGCGCCATCATCGAAGAGGACGGGGATATCGAACGATTTCTGGCATCGATGAACCGTGTGCTGCCGTCCGTGCATCGCGCTTATAAAGAGATAGCGATCCGCAAATGGCAGGAAACGAATTTGAAACAGCGGGTCGATCAGGAGATCCGCGAGTGCGCTAGATTGTGGGCACAAGAAGCTCATCATCAGGCTGTGGATGGATTTTTGAACAAAAGTAAAAAATAG
- a CDS encoding penicillin-binding protein: MKKKFRFQGGAFLLFLLFAGLFFLLMARIITIQATGKVEGQELAARAAAKYSQEEVLTAERGKILDRNGEVIAEDTLTYKLVAVLDESVTTNPEQPNHVIDAEETAAYLSEQLGTPKEELVSILENGMEKDRYQVEFGAAGREISHTQMLEMKEKDLPGLLFVKDLKRLYPNGVFASHLIGFAMKEEFEDGQVKTIGKMGLESIHDDILTGKNGKMEFDTDKWGYLLPNSQEAVTPAIDGSNLQLTLDRTLQNFLEDAMSSVQEEYNPARMIAVIADPDTGEILGMSQRPTFNPNTREGLSDNWLNESIELTIEPGSPMKVFTLAAAVEEGKWDPNAYYDSGTYTLLDRTIGDHNSGRGWGSITFLEGFQRSSNVSMGYLLERLGADNFMNYIDAFGFGEKTGIDLPNEAAGKILDQYPINKLTTSYGQGSTVTPIQMIQAATALAGDGTMMKPYIIDQIKNPDTGDVTLKSEPEEAGTPISAETAKKVREIMASTVTSEVGSAQGFALQDYSVAGKTGTAQVPGEDGRYMTGTNNYLFSFLGMAPADDPELLIYIGVQQPQLPADEYGSVPVSKIFTSVMENGLKYLNIAPENSIEAKTVEIEDYKGLSMEEAVSQLKAKGLNPVIAGDNSQISDQYPTAGEKLVAGENIILRTGGTTAIPDFTGWSKRELLAFQALSGLPLEIAGQGFAMTQSVAEGAVPEKGESVIIELQPPEVFYPEQSLNAEEPQQQPDTEPAATESQEAAEPATEQTTEEPTEQPVNNENE; the protein is encoded by the coding sequence ATGAAGAAAAAATTTCGTTTTCAAGGAGGAGCCTTTCTGCTATTTTTACTATTTGCAGGGCTCTTTTTCCTTTTAATGGCCAGAATAATCACAATTCAAGCGACGGGCAAAGTGGAAGGGCAGGAATTGGCTGCCAGAGCGGCTGCCAAATACAGCCAGGAAGAAGTATTGACCGCAGAACGCGGAAAGATTTTGGACCGCAACGGCGAAGTCATCGCAGAAGATACATTGACGTATAAATTAGTGGCGGTGCTGGATGAATCGGTGACGACGAATCCTGAACAACCGAACCACGTTATCGATGCAGAAGAAACAGCGGCGTACTTGTCTGAGCAATTGGGGACGCCGAAAGAAGAGTTAGTCAGCATTTTGGAGAATGGGATGGAAAAAGACCGCTACCAAGTGGAGTTCGGCGCAGCCGGGCGTGAAATCAGCCACACCCAGATGCTTGAGATGAAAGAAAAAGATTTACCGGGATTATTATTCGTCAAGGACCTTAAACGCCTTTACCCGAATGGTGTGTTCGCTTCCCATTTGATCGGATTCGCCATGAAAGAAGAATTCGAGGATGGGCAAGTGAAAACCATAGGCAAGATGGGCTTGGAGTCGATCCATGACGATATATTGACCGGCAAGAACGGGAAAATGGAGTTCGATACAGATAAATGGGGATATCTATTGCCGAATAGCCAAGAAGCTGTCACTCCCGCTATCGACGGATCCAATCTCCAATTGACGCTGGACCGCACGCTTCAGAACTTTTTGGAAGATGCCATGTCGAGCGTTCAGGAAGAATATAATCCAGCGCGCATGATTGCGGTGATCGCAGATCCGGATACGGGCGAGATCCTGGGCATGTCCCAACGCCCGACCTTCAACCCGAATACGCGCGAAGGCTTATCGGACAACTGGCTGAATGAAAGCATCGAGTTGACGATCGAGCCTGGCTCGCCGATGAAAGTATTCACATTGGCAGCGGCTGTCGAAGAAGGCAAATGGGACCCGAATGCTTATTACGATTCCGGAACCTATACATTGCTGGACCGCACGATCGGCGACCATAACAGCGGCCGCGGCTGGGGCAGCATCACATTCCTTGAAGGCTTCCAGCGTTCTTCCAACGTATCGATGGGCTATTTGCTTGAGCGCCTCGGTGCGGATAATTTCATGAATTATATCGATGCATTCGGTTTTGGCGAAAAAACCGGCATCGATTTGCCGAATGAAGCGGCAGGAAAAATCCTGGATCAATATCCGATCAATAAATTGACCACTTCCTATGGACAGGGGTCGACCGTTACACCGATCCAGATGATTCAGGCAGCGACGGCGCTGGCTGGAGATGGCACGATGATGAAACCGTATATCATCGACCAAATCAAAAATCCTGATACAGGCGACGTGACGCTGAAATCTGAACCAGAAGAAGCCGGTACGCCGATTTCAGCAGAAACAGCGAAAAAAGTGCGTGAAATCATGGCTTCCACTGTCACGTCGGAAGTCGGCTCAGCGCAAGGCTTTGCATTGCAGGATTATTCTGTTGCCGGGAAAACCGGTACAGCACAAGTTCCTGGAGAAGACGGGCGATACATGACGGGCACGAATAACTATTTGTTCTCATTCCTCGGAATGGCACCGGCTGATGACCCGGAACTATTGATTTATATCGGCGTCCAGCAGCCTCAATTGCCTGCGGATGAATATGGTTCTGTCCCAGTGTCCAAAATCTTCACGTCTGTCATGGAAAATGGTTTGAAGTATTTGAACATTGCACCTGAGAATTCCATAGAAGCAAAGACTGTTGAAATTGAAGACTATAAAGGGCTTTCTATGGAAGAGGCGGTTTCTCAGCTGAAAGCCAAGGGGTTGAACCCGGTTATCGCTGGTGATAATTCTCAAATAAGTGACCAATATCCAACAGCCGGCGAGAAATTGGTGGCCGGTGAAAATATCATTTTGAGAACCGGCGGCACCACAGCTATCCCGGATTTCACAGGCTGGTCGAAACGGGAGCTGCTGGCATTCCAAGCACTCAGCGGATTGCCGCTTGAAATTGCAGGGCAAGGCTTCGCCATGACACAAAGCGTGGCAGAAGGAGCAGTGCCGGAGAAGGGTGAATCTGTTATCATCGAATTGCAGCCGCCCGAAGTGTTCTATCCGGAGCAATCGCTGAATGCTGAAGAGCCACAACAACAGCCTGATACGGAACCTGCTGCAACGGAAAGTCAAGAAGCTGCTGAACCCGCAACAGAACAGACAACAGAAGAACCAACTGAACAACCCGTGAATAACGAAAATGAATAA
- a CDS encoding DUF3397 family protein, with translation MEWISTAGNVLLYVPFILFLFVYALTYKSQKRKALGIAADVTAFLLFFSVPASIELLFGLEVQPFIFMAALLFAIFLLIREWKTQKELEVIKFLRKVWRICFLALSAIYAATWLAGLIFLAVQSFR, from the coding sequence ATGGAATGGATATCTACTGCCGGGAATGTGCTGCTTTACGTCCCGTTTATCTTATTTTTATTTGTCTACGCCTTGACCTATAAATCCCAAAAACGCAAGGCGCTCGGCATCGCGGCCGATGTCACGGCTTTTCTATTGTTCTTTTCCGTGCCGGCATCGATCGAATTGCTGTTTGGCTTGGAAGTTCAGCCTTTCATCTTCATGGCGGCTTTATTGTTTGCGATTTTTCTGCTGATCCGTGAGTGGAAGACTCAAAAAGAATTGGAAGTGATCAAGTTCCTGCGCAAAGTCTGGCGCATTTGCTTTTTGGCTTTATCTGCAATTTATGCCGCGACTTGGCTTGCTGGACTGATCTTTTTAGCGGTCCAATCATTCCGCTAG
- the ftsL gene encoding cell division protein FtsL, protein MALNARTQTYIQQPAVPQSPNRQPAKKKKRITKGEKILYTAFLAVCIMCALLVLQNQSTIQASTQEIQTIENSINETTKKNTDLSVQVSELSSYERIWSKAKDYGLKLNERNVKVVPGQ, encoded by the coding sequence ATGGCGTTGAATGCGAGAACCCAAACCTACATCCAGCAGCCGGCCGTTCCGCAAAGTCCGAATAGACAGCCGGCAAAAAAGAAAAAGCGCATCACCAAAGGCGAGAAAATCCTTTATACAGCTTTCCTGGCTGTCTGCATCATGTGCGCCTTGCTCGTCTTGCAAAATCAGTCGACGATCCAAGCTTCCACGCAGGAAATCCAGACAATTGAAAATTCAATCAATGAAACGACGAAAAAAAATACCGATTTGTCCGTGCAAGTAAGTGAACTGTCTTCATATGAGCGCATTTGGTCGAAAGCAAAGGATTACGGCTTAAAATTAAATGAGCGAAATGTAAAGGTAGTGCCGGGACAATGA
- the bshC gene encoding bacillithiol biosynthesis cysteine-adding enzyme BshC codes for MKLEEKYIPPSSKLMADYTNEEQKIVQYFSYKPSLEQARDRLETLDSHPVDRKKLASIIAGYMEPYGISEASRQKLAQFEEGASVVVTGQQAGLLTGPLYTVHKAISAILLAKEASEKLDTPVVPVFWIAGEDHDLAEICHIYRETNGRVEKLNYPHAKLGKCAASHAPLKADEIEAFLEEYFRSLPETAHTKEIHSLVFGHLEKAETFTAFFASLLNHFFEKEGLLYIDAANEQLRAYESSFFSKIIENSGAIAKKVVEAETALQKDGYTAGIDAKDEAAHLFITIEGERLLLERDGSRFAVKNTALSYTEQELLEIAKHEPERLSNNVVTRPLMQDLVFPVLAFVGGPGEIAYWAALKGAFELMGMEMPIVMPRLSVSLVDRRTAALLEKRNLSFEEVVVERKIPQLRNELLDHIRDEETEAKIDEVKQGLTEEYEELISRFTAVSAGLTPLAEKNLRIHLTQLDFLKNKLQDEVAIQNSTQFNQLAAIENALLPESGLQERIYNPVPYLNQYGKALVEDLLALPMKYDNTHKIVIL; via the coding sequence ATGAAATTAGAGGAGAAATACATACCGCCATCCTCCAAATTGATGGCTGATTATACGAACGAAGAACAAAAAATAGTGCAATACTTTTCCTATAAGCCTTCTTTGGAACAAGCCCGCGACAGGCTTGAAACCCTTGATAGCCATCCAGTCGACCGGAAAAAACTGGCGTCTATCATCGCAGGCTATATGGAGCCTTACGGGATATCTGAAGCTTCGAGGCAAAAGCTTGCACAATTCGAAGAAGGCGCATCGGTTGTGGTGACTGGCCAGCAGGCGGGATTGCTGACCGGTCCTTTGTATACGGTGCACAAAGCCATTTCTGCGATTTTATTGGCGAAAGAAGCTTCTGAAAAATTGGATACACCGGTCGTGCCAGTGTTCTGGATCGCTGGGGAAGATCATGATTTGGCGGAAATCTGCCATATATATCGCGAAACGAACGGCCGTGTCGAAAAGCTGAATTACCCGCATGCCAAACTAGGGAAATGCGCGGCTTCACACGCACCGCTTAAAGCGGATGAAATCGAGGCGTTTTTGGAAGAATACTTCCGCAGCTTGCCCGAAACTGCCCATACAAAGGAGATCCATTCCTTAGTATTCGGCCATCTTGAGAAAGCTGAGACGTTTACCGCATTTTTCGCGAGCCTGCTCAACCATTTCTTCGAAAAAGAAGGCTTGCTTTACATCGATGCCGCTAACGAGCAATTGCGCGCCTACGAATCAAGCTTTTTCTCAAAAATCATCGAAAACAGCGGAGCGATAGCGAAAAAGGTTGTGGAAGCTGAAACTGCGCTTCAAAAAGACGGTTATACAGCAGGAATTGATGCCAAAGACGAAGCGGCGCATCTCTTTATCACAATCGAAGGCGAACGCCTATTGCTCGAACGTGACGGAAGCCGTTTTGCCGTAAAGAATACGGCGCTAAGCTACACGGAACAAGAACTCTTGGAAATTGCCAAGCATGAGCCGGAGCGTCTCAGCAATAACGTCGTGACACGGCCATTGATGCAGGATCTCGTCTTCCCGGTGCTCGCTTTTGTCGGAGGTCCAGGAGAAATCGCGTATTGGGCGGCTTTAAAAGGCGCATTCGAACTTATGGGAATGGAAATGCCGATCGTCATGCCACGGCTTAGCGTCAGCTTGGTCGACCGCCGGACTGCAGCGCTTTTGGAGAAACGGAACTTGAGTTTTGAAGAAGTCGTCGTCGAGCGGAAAATCCCCCAGCTGCGCAATGAACTGCTCGATCACATCAGAGATGAAGAAACAGAAGCGAAGATCGATGAAGTCAAACAAGGCTTGACTGAAGAGTACGAAGAACTGATCAGCCGTTTTACAGCAGTCAGCGCCGGGCTTACGCCTTTGGCTGAAAAGAACTTGCGCATCCACTTGACCCAGCTTGATTTCCTGAAAAACAAGCTGCAAGACGAAGTGGCGATCCAGAACAGCACGCAGTTCAACCAGCTGGCGGCGATCGAAAATGCCCTATTGCCTGAATCAGGGTTGCAGGAGCGGATATATAACCCGGTCCCTTATTTGAACCAGTATGGCAAAGCTTTAGTGGAAGACCTATTAGCGCTGCCGATGAAATATGATAACACCCACAAAATTGTCATTCTTTAA
- a CDS encoding acyl-CoA carboxylase subunit beta, whose translation MTKTTETTGYNTRLEEKLSKIFAGGQEKYHEKLKESNKLFVRDRLNLLFDDGDYIEDGRFANVEAGDLPADGVVTAIGKVNGETVCVMANDSTVKAGSWGSRTVEKIIRIQETAEKMQVPMLYLVDSAGARITDQLEMFPNRRGAGRIFHNQVRMSGMVPQVCLLFGPSAAGGAYIPAFCDIVIMVEGNASMYLGSPRMAEKVIGEKVSLEEMGGARMHCTVSGVGDVLVSTEEEAISEARRYMAFFPANFAGKPETIEAKAKKAGRSLEEIIPENQNAPFDMYELIDQLIDEGSFFDIKKLFAPELITGLARIDGQVVGIIANQPKVKGGVLFGDSADKGAKFINLCDAFSIPLLFLADVPGFMIGTKVERAGIIRHGAKFISAMSAATVPKISVVVRKAYGAGLYAMAGPAFEPDVCIALPTAQIAVMGPEAAVNAVYSNKIEAIEDPKERLAYVQQKHQEYKEEINIYRLASELIVDEIVAPYALREELSKRLSIYATKDLPLPYRKHPIIPV comes from the coding sequence ATGACGAAAACGACTGAAACAACGGGATATAATACACGGCTCGAAGAAAAGCTTTCCAAGATTTTCGCGGGCGGGCAAGAGAAATACCATGAGAAGTTGAAAGAAAGCAATAAACTATTTGTCAGGGACCGCTTGAATTTACTTTTTGATGACGGCGACTATATTGAAGACGGCCGTTTTGCGAATGTGGAAGCAGGCGATCTTCCGGCAGATGGCGTCGTCACGGCGATCGGCAAAGTGAACGGCGAAACGGTATGCGTCATGGCCAACGATTCCACTGTTAAAGCAGGGTCGTGGGGTTCACGGACAGTGGAGAAAATCATCCGCATCCAGGAAACGGCTGAAAAGATGCAAGTACCGATGCTCTATTTAGTCGATTCTGCAGGAGCCCGCATCACCGATCAATTGGAAATGTTCCCGAATCGCCGGGGCGCTGGACGCATTTTCCACAACCAAGTGCGCATGTCCGGAATGGTGCCGCAAGTTTGCTTATTGTTCGGCCCATCTGCAGCGGGCGGGGCATACATCCCGGCGTTTTGTGACATCGTTATCATGGTCGAAGGAAATGCTTCCATGTATCTGGGTTCACCTCGCATGGCAGAAAAAGTCATCGGCGAAAAAGTGTCGCTCGAAGAAATGGGTGGCGCCCGCATGCACTGTACCGTGAGCGGCGTAGGAGATGTTCTTGTCTCCACGGAGGAAGAAGCGATTTCAGAAGCGCGCCGCTATATGGCATTCTTCCCGGCGAATTTTGCCGGGAAGCCTGAAACGATCGAAGCAAAAGCAAAAAAAGCGGGCCGCAGCCTGGAAGAGATCATTCCGGAAAACCAGAACGCGCCGTTTGATATGTATGAACTGATCGACCAATTGATCGATGAAGGCAGCTTTTTCGACATCAAAAAACTGTTCGCGCCGGAATTGATTACCGGCCTTGCACGCATCGATGGGCAAGTGGTCGGCATCATCGCCAACCAGCCGAAAGTAAAAGGCGGCGTGTTGTTCGGGGATTCTGCCGACAAGGGCGCCAAGTTCATCAATCTCTGCGATGCATTCTCGATTCCGCTCTTATTCTTGGCCGATGTGCCTGGATTCATGATCGGCACGAAAGTGGAACGCGCAGGCATCATCCGCCACGGCGCCAAGTTCATCTCTGCGATGAGTGCGGCTACTGTGCCGAAAATTTCAGTCGTTGTGCGTAAAGCCTATGGCGCCGGTTTATATGCGATGGCAGGCCCTGCCTTTGAGCCGGATGTGTGCATTGCGCTTCCGACAGCCCAAATTGCCGTCATGGGCCCGGAAGCGGCAGTCAACGCAGTTTACTCAAACAAGATCGAAGCGATCGAAGACCCGAAAGAACGCCTTGCCTATGTCCAGCAAAAGCATCAGGAATATAAAGAAGAAATTAATATTTACCGTTTGGCATCAGAGCTCATTGTCGATGAAATCGTCGCGCCGTATGCACTTCGCGAGGAATTATCCAAGCGCTTGTCGATTTACGCGACGAAAGATTTGCCTTTGCCATATCGAAAACATCCGATCATTCCTGTATAA
- a CDS encoding ketopantoate reductase family protein: protein MKFAIIGGNAQALLLAHLLKKEGDVQLIITNEEQAAELHAHGLVCGTEQQQIAVYTDFEQVDPDAYIFITVHSEELPPILRLLKIRRPSNPLVFVQQGMLYIEKARLLAHRQIAAATLECDAVKINAHEINYSKTPQLSLGLIKGEPAQFEALTNVGHMAVQWTGDIESRLFEQLLRDSLINPLTALMKIEKGRLITDPNAYELFRNLYNELYLAFPEIESLQPIERVAAYCASRPEEISSMLADRMAGDPMDVDGLMLYILQISKLDLPLFKAFYHLLKTVEEN from the coding sequence ATGAAATTCGCAATTATCGGCGGAAACGCCCAGGCATTGCTGCTGGCGCATTTATTGAAAAAAGAAGGCGATGTGCAGCTGATCATCACGAATGAAGAACAAGCCGCTGAGCTTCACGCGCATGGCCTCGTATGTGGAACAGAACAACAGCAAATCGCCGTATATACCGATTTTGAACAGGTGGACCCGGATGCTTACATATTTATTACGGTTCATTCAGAAGAATTGCCGCCTATATTAAGGCTGCTGAAAATTCGCCGGCCGAGCAATCCGCTTGTGTTTGTCCAACAAGGGATGCTCTATATCGAAAAAGCCCGCTTATTGGCGCATCGCCAAATCGCGGCCGCCACATTGGAATGCGACGCAGTCAAAATCAATGCACACGAAATTAATTACTCGAAAACTCCTCAGCTTAGCCTTGGTCTAATAAAAGGCGAGCCGGCTCAATTCGAAGCGCTCACGAATGTGGGCCACATGGCGGTGCAATGGACAGGGGATATCGAGAGCCGGTTGTTCGAACAGCTGTTGAGAGACAGCCTCATCAATCCGTTGACGGCGCTGATGAAAATCGAAAAGGGGCGTTTGATTACTGATCCGAATGCCTACGAACTGTTCCGCAATCTGTACAATGAATTGTACTTAGCATTTCCGGAAATCGAAAGCTTGCAGCCGATCGAGCGCGTCGCTGCCTACTGCGCGTCACGCCCGGAAGAAATATCTTCCATGCTTGCAGACCGCATGGCCGGGGACCCGATGGATGTGGATGGGCTGATGCTGTATATCCTGCAGATTTCGAAATTGGATTTGCCTTTGTTCAAAGCGTTCTATCATTTATTGAAGACTGTTGAGGAAAACTGA
- a CDS encoding acetyl-CoA carboxylase biotin carboxyl carrier protein subunit yields MKQLTASMAGTVLNIAVSEGDSVSAGQTVMTLESMKMEIPVEAEFGGKVEKVDVEIGSFVNEGDTLVTLGE; encoded by the coding sequence ATGAAACAACTAACAGCATCTATGGCCGGAACGGTCTTGAACATTGCAGTATCCGAAGGGGATTCCGTGTCAGCGGGACAAACCGTCATGACCCTTGAATCGATGAAAATGGAAATTCCGGTAGAAGCGGAATTCGGCGGGAAAGTCGAAAAAGTCGATGTGGAAATTGGCAGCTTTGTCAACGAAGGGGACACATTGGTGACGCTCGGCGAATAA
- the rpmF gene encoding 50S ribosomal protein L32, translated as MAVPFRRTSKTAKRKRRTHFKLSVPGMVACPSCGESKLAHHVCKACGSYKGKEVVASK; from the coding sequence ATGGCTGTACCGTTCAGAAGAACATCCAAAACCGCTAAAAGAAAACGCCGTACGCATTTCAAGCTATCCGTACCTGGTATGGTAGCGTGCCCAAGCTGTGGCGAAAGTAAATTGGCTCACCATGTCTGCAAAGCATGTGGATCATACAAAGGCAAAGAAGTAGTAGCTAGCAAATAA